A stretch of Chaetodon auriga isolate fChaAug3 chromosome 21, fChaAug3.hap1, whole genome shotgun sequence DNA encodes these proteins:
- the gcm2 gene encoding chorion-specific transcription factor GCMb, whose amino-acid sequence MSRAEEREETDCVCSVGMKFTWDINDPKLPQDTKQFDPFQEWTDGYVRFIYSAEDKNAQRHLSGWAMRNTNNHNCQILKKSCLGVVVCSRGCTLPDGSRLQLRPAICDKARQKQQKKLCPSCNASLELLPCRGHSGYPVTNFWRVDGKAIFFQAKGVHDHPRPESKSETEARRSSVKRRVSSPPFTPKRRLIETQALGPALLSCVDPSDRISFIEPNFPQHYPAFQSPEPYYNPHNALGDAPAALQKPANPRLYMGRPGYEFQGYLTSPSYPMASDLCDPRVAPVLGSSSSSTSSSAPLSSSSSFDPQTKPPSGWKDLLKNSAPYGDNHHYYSAEYPCRYPSNTPGSPAALQTIITTTTKVSYQPCPKPPAALPSYQSCPKPPAGLPAYQPCVPPKPPGLPGCSSLMDDTSSSSYSTEVKVMEESGGVIKSLSFQPEPLQAKTERADGYDYRYTYPNTYRYDDY is encoded by the exons gacaCCAAGCAGTTCGACCCGTTCCAGGAGTGGACAGATGGCTATGTTCGCTTCATCTACAGTG CTGAAGATAAGAACGCTCAGAGACATCTATCCGGCTGGGCGATGAGAAACACCAACAACCACAACTGTCAGATCCTGAAGAAGTCATGTCTCGGCGTTGTGGTGTGTTCTCGAGGCTGCACGCTGCCCGACGGCTCCAGATTGCAGCTCCGACCAGCCATCTGTGACAAGGCCCGGCAGAAACAGCAGA agAAGCTGTGTCCGAGCTGTAACGCCtcactggagctgctgccaTGTCGCGGTCACAGCGGTTACCCTGTCACCAACTTCTGGAGGGTTGACGGAAAGGCCATCTTCTTTCAG GCTAAAGGCGTTCATGATCATCCTAGACCAGAGTCTAAATCTGAAACTGAAGCCAGAAGAAGTTCAGTGAAGAGACGAGTCAGCTCACCGCCGTTCACGCCCAAGAGACGACTCATCGAAACACAG GCTCTGGGCCCCGCCCTCCTCTCCTGTGTCGATCCATCAGACAGGATCTCCTTTATCGAGCCGAATTTCCCACAGCATTACCCAGCATTCCAGAGCCCAGAGCCCTACTATAACCCCCATAATGCACTAGGGGATGCCCCGGCAGCACTTCAGAAACCAGCCAATCCCAGGCTTTACATGGGCAGGCCCGGCTATGAGTTCCAGGGATACCTGACTTCACCTTCATATCCCATggcctctgacctctgtgacccCAG GGTGGCCCCGGTCCTGggttcctcctcttcctccacctcatcctcggctcctctttcctcctcatcctccttcgACCCCCAGACAAAGCCTCCTTCGGGCTGGAAGGACCTACTGAAGAACTCTGCCCCCTACGGCGACAACCACCACTACTACAGTGCAGAGTACCCCTGCCGTTACCCCAGCAATACCCCAGGGTCCCCTGCAGCCCTTCAAACCATCATCACCACGACAACCAAG gtCTCCTATCAGCCCTGTCCAAAGCCTCCTGCGGCACTCCCTTCCTACCAGTCATGTCCTAAACCTCCTGCTGGCCTTCCAGCCTACCAGCCCTGTGTTCCCCCCAAACCTCCAGGCCTCCCCGGCTGCTCCTCCCTGATGGatgacacctcctcctcctcatactCCACCGAGGTGAAGGTCATGGAGGAGTCAGGCGGAGTCATCAAGTCTCTATCGTTTCAGCCCGAGCCTCTGCAGGCCAAAACAGAACGAGCTGATGGCTATGACTACCGCTACACCTACCCCAACACGTACCGCTATGATGATTACTGA
- the lrrc30a gene encoding leucine-rich repeat-containing protein 30a translates to MGGAVCKEEGKEEKRRGMGREDSLTSADRIRRFIVKQFGYNVLSLARRGLKEIPAELWELLELEKLNLSLNSLKVLPPHLALLSNLVVLNLWGNQLSSLPAEIGQLRRLRVLFAYRNRLTEVPEELGACTQLEVLSLANNQLSSLPASLSNLTRLRKLNLSHNHIAHIPGCVYNMKALVFLHLACNRLENLAENIQALVELKILIVEGNSLHSLPKALCCLTRLELLNLDFNDIKDVPQEMHQLSRLEKLAYHPLDKGLHIIHNPLLKPVKEVLEGGLSALFTYLRAG, encoded by the exons atgggaggagcagtgtgtaaggaggaggggaaggaggagaagaggaggggcaTGGGGAGGGAGGACAGTCTGACGTCAGCGGACAGAATCCGTCGATTCATCGTCAAACAATTTGGATATAACGTCCTGAGTCTGGCTCGCCGGGGGTTGAAG GAGATCCCAGCTGAACTGTGGGAGCTGTTGGAGTTGGAGAAGCTGAATCTGTCTCTCAACAGTCTGAAggttcttcctcctcatctggCTCTGCTCTCCAACCTGGTGGTCCTCAACCTGTGGGGCAACCAG ctcagcagcctgCCAGCAGAGATCGGACAGCTGAGGAGACTCCGAGTTCTGTTCGCCTACAGAAACAGACTGACTGAAGTTCCTGAAGAGCTGGGAGCCTGTACACAACTGGAG gtccTGAGTTTGGCTAACAACCAGCTGTCCTCACTGCCAGCCTCCCTCTCCAATCTGACCAGACTGAGGAAGCTCAACCTCAGCCACAACCACATCGCTCATATCCCGGGCTGCGTCTACAACATGAAGGCTCTG GTGTTCCTCCACCTGGCCTGTAACCGTCTGGAGAACCTGGCAGAGAACATCCAGGCTCTGGTGGAGCTCAAGATCCTCATTGTGGAGGGaaacagcctccactctctACCTAAGGccctctgctgcctcaccaG GTTGGAGTTGCTGAATCTGGACTTTAATGACATTAAGGACGTACCGCAG GAGATGCACCAGTTATCCAGACTGGAGAAGCTGGCCTATCATCCTCTGGATAAAGGACTCCACATCATCCACAACCCGCTGCTGAAGCCTGTGAAGGAGGTGCTGGAGGGGGGGCTCAGCGCCCTCTTCACATACCTGAGAGCTGGgtag